Proteins encoded by one window of Salmonirosea aquatica:
- a CDS encoding polysaccharide deacetylase family protein: MKPIVFCLLAFFMIHAASAQTKTFAEQLGYPAGKKVIIMHVDDAGMSYDSNEGALKAIHDGVATSVSVMMPCGWVPGFVHILKKYPEIDAGLHLTLTSEWKEYRWGPLAGKPTVKGLVDAEGAMWPSVADVVKHATADEVEAEIRAQLERARTMGFEPTHLDSHMGTLFATPAFIERYVKVGMEEKIPVMFPGGHNTAIRVDERMNDAMFAMTQTIGKQLWQAGLPVLDDLHNVSYGWKLPEGTPATKENLQNFKTQKYIEGLKNLKPGLTMVIMHCTDPTEVFPIISGSTQTREGDLLAMLDPKLKAYIEKEGIILTTWREAMQRRGKVK, from the coding sequence ATGAAACCGATTGTGTTCTGCTTACTCGCCTTCTTCATGATTCACGCCGCTTCCGCCCAAACCAAAACCTTCGCCGAGCAGCTAGGGTACCCGGCGGGCAAAAAGGTAATCATTATGCACGTGGACGACGCAGGCATGTCCTACGACTCCAACGAAGGCGCCCTCAAGGCCATCCACGACGGGGTGGCCACTTCGGTGAGCGTAATGATGCCGTGCGGCTGGGTGCCGGGGTTTGTACATATCCTTAAAAAGTACCCCGAGATCGACGCCGGTCTCCACCTTACACTCACTTCCGAATGGAAAGAGTATCGCTGGGGACCATTGGCCGGTAAGCCCACCGTGAAGGGCCTGGTGGATGCCGAAGGAGCGATGTGGCCCAGTGTGGCCGATGTGGTGAAACACGCTACTGCCGACGAAGTAGAAGCCGAAATCCGCGCCCAACTGGAACGGGCTCGCACGATGGGTTTTGAACCTACCCACCTGGATTCGCACATGGGTACCTTGTTTGCCACGCCGGCCTTCATCGAGCGTTATGTTAAGGTAGGTATGGAGGAAAAAATCCCAGTCATGTTTCCCGGCGGCCATAACACGGCCATTCGGGTGGATGAGCGTATGAACGATGCCATGTTTGCCATGACCCAGACCATCGGTAAACAACTCTGGCAGGCCGGACTACCCGTGCTTGATGACTTGCATAATGTCAGTTACGGTTGGAAACTCCCCGAAGGTACCCCGGCCACGAAAGAAAACCTGCAAAACTTCAAAACCCAGAAGTACATCGAAGGACTGAAAAACCTGAAGCCCGGCCTGACGATGGTCATCATGCACTGTACCGACCCAACGGAGGTTTTTCCCATTATTTCCGGCTCCACCCAAACGCGCGAAGGCGACCTGCTGGCCATGCTAGACCCCAAGTTAAAAGCCTACATCGAAAAGGAAGGCATCATCCTCACCACCTGGCGCGAAGCCATGCAGCGGCGGGGGAAGGTGAAGTAA
- a CDS encoding DUF2795 domain-containing protein, whose amino-acid sequence MYWTLELASYLEDAPWPATKDELIDFAIRTGAPLEVVENLQELEDDGQPYESIEEIWPDYPTKEDFFFNEDEY is encoded by the coding sequence ATGTACTGGACACTAGAACTTGCATCATATCTGGAAGATGCCCCCTGGCCAGCTACCAAGGACGAACTCATTGACTTTGCCATTCGTACCGGAGCCCCACTGGAGGTAGTTGAAAACCTGCAGGAATTGGAGGACGACGGCCAACCCTACGAAAGCATCGAAGAAATATGGCCCGATTATCCCACGAAAGAAGATTTCTTCTTCAACGAAGACGAATATTGA
- a CDS encoding succinate dehydrogenase cytochrome b subunit, protein MSWLTQTLSSSIGKKLIMALTGLFLCTFLIVHVTGNLQLFKPDQGLSFNTYTVFMTTNPFIKTISYGLYAFILIHAFDGLYLAYKNRQARGKKGYATVNNQSTWASRNMGILGTILLVYLVVHMGDFWYEYKFGHLPFKEYTIDLSEGTILQTRQMPDGFILNSKMEERLSDDNQSKTVIVKDLYREAESSFSNPLLVLFYVLSMAAVSFHLVHGFRSAWQTLGANHPKYNPLFNFLGVWLFAIIIPIAFAAMPVYFYLKQL, encoded by the coding sequence ATGTCGTGGCTAACACAAACGTTATCAAGTTCCATCGGTAAAAAGTTAATTATGGCTCTTACGGGCCTTTTTCTATGCACTTTTCTCATTGTACACGTAACGGGTAATCTGCAGCTTTTCAAGCCCGATCAGGGGCTATCGTTCAATACGTATACGGTTTTCATGACCACCAATCCGTTCATCAAAACAATCTCGTACGGTCTGTATGCATTCATTCTGATTCATGCGTTCGACGGCCTTTACCTGGCTTACAAAAACCGTCAGGCGCGTGGAAAAAAAGGGTACGCTACGGTCAATAATCAAAGTACCTGGGCCAGCCGGAACATGGGCATTCTGGGTACCATTCTGTTGGTGTACCTGGTGGTACATATGGGCGATTTCTGGTACGAATACAAGTTTGGCCACCTACCTTTCAAAGAGTACACCATCGACTTGTCCGAAGGTACCATCCTTCAAACCAGGCAGATGCCCGATGGTTTTATCCTCAACAGCAAGATGGAGGAACGTCTGAGCGACGACAATCAGAGCAAGACCGTCATTGTGAAAGACCTCTACCGCGAAGCGGAGTCTTCTTTTTCCAACCCCCTGCTGGTGCTGTTCTACGTACTGAGTATGGCGGCGGTGTCCTTTCACCTGGTGCACGGATTCCGTTCGGCCTGGCAAACGCTAGGGGCCAATCACCCTAAGTACAATCCGCTCTTTAATTTTCTGGGAGTATGGCTATTTGCCATCATCATTCCGATAGCCTTTGCGGCTATGCCGGTATATTTTTACTTAAAACAACTCTAG
- a CDS encoding copper homeostasis protein CutC has product MTVEVCAYSLESCLNAQEAGAVRVELCGGLGEGGTTPSAGLIAAVREHISIALYVMIRPRGGDFVYDEKELEVMRRDIDIARSMGADGVVLGILLSDGTVDVNRTRTLVQYAHPMGVTFHRAFDLTPDPLKALEAIIETGAERILTSGQQSTAPQGVPLLAQLVQRAGDRIEIMAGGGVSADSGPLLAGIGIHALHLTGKAFRPGQQTYFPDGISMAGEIPDEHSIMYSDPDRIAALLRAVS; this is encoded by the coding sequence ATGACTGTCGAAGTATGTGCCTATTCCCTCGAATCCTGCCTGAACGCGCAGGAAGCGGGTGCCGTCCGCGTGGAGCTATGTGGTGGCCTGGGGGAGGGAGGTACCACCCCAAGTGCGGGCCTTATTGCTGCCGTACGTGAACACATCAGTATTGCTCTCTACGTCATGATCCGCCCCCGTGGGGGCGATTTTGTGTATGATGAAAAGGAACTGGAGGTCATGCGCCGGGATATTGATATCGCACGTTCAATGGGAGCCGATGGCGTAGTGTTGGGTATCCTCCTGTCGGACGGAACCGTAGATGTGAATCGTACCCGCACTTTAGTGCAGTATGCCCACCCTATGGGTGTAACATTTCACCGGGCCTTCGACCTCACGCCCGATCCACTAAAAGCACTGGAAGCTATCATCGAAACTGGGGCCGAGCGGATTTTGACCTCGGGGCAGCAATCTACAGCTCCGCAAGGGGTACCCTTGTTAGCGCAACTCGTTCAACGGGCGGGTGATAGAATCGAAATCATGGCCGGCGGCGGTGTGTCGGCTGATAGTGGGCCACTTCTGGCGGGCATCGGTATTCATGCGTTGCACCTGACAGGGAAGGCCTTCCGGCCGGGCCAGCAGACCTATTTCCCAGATGGTATTTCGATGGCGGGGGAAATCCCGGATGAACATAGCATCATGTACAGTGATCCGGATCGCATTGCGGCGTTGCTTCGTGCTGTTTCCTGA
- a CDS encoding MaoC family dehydratase, producing the protein MKTYQNIAQFREHLGREIGVSPWETISQGQINDFADATGDHQWIHIDRKKAAVQSPYKTTVAHGFLTLSLAPKLMSDLYKINSVKVGINYGTNKVRFMAPVPSGSRVRMRMTLKEVEEQESGGVRATTECVFEREGSDKPVCVAELITLLFEKSPFS; encoded by the coding sequence ATGAAAACCTACCAGAATATCGCGCAATTCCGGGAACACCTGGGCCGAGAAATCGGCGTAAGCCCATGGGAAACCATCTCGCAGGGCCAGATCAACGACTTCGCCGACGCCACCGGCGATCACCAGTGGATTCACATCGACCGTAAGAAAGCGGCGGTGCAATCCCCCTACAAAACTACCGTGGCCCATGGCTTCCTGACCCTTTCGCTCGCTCCCAAACTCATGTCCGATCTGTATAAGATCAATTCGGTCAAGGTAGGGATCAACTACGGCACCAACAAGGTACGCTTCATGGCGCCGGTACCTTCGGGCAGTCGGGTGCGGATGCGCATGACTTTGAAGGAAGTGGAAGAACAGGAATCGGGCGGGGTACGTGCTACCACCGAATGCGTGTTCGAACGGGAAGGTTCCGATAAGCCGGTCTGCGTGGCGGAGCTCATCACGCTGCTTTTTGAGAAATCACCTTTTTCCTGA
- the fabG gene encoding 3-oxoacyl-[acyl-carrier-protein] reductase, whose translation MNRLQDKVAIITGGARGIGKATALLFAQEGARVILWDMLDAGEETARALRDQGFPAEFMKLSVTDPGILETAAQKVVQQYGKIDILINNAGITRDRSLLKMSHEEWQQVLDVNLTGVFNCTKAVVPYMVERKYGRIICTSSVVGITGNFGQTNYSATKAAIIGMVKTWAKELGKHNITANAVAPGFILTDMTDQIPEEVRDQSIAAIPLRRMGVPEDIAHAYLYLASDEASYVNGHTLSVNGGVA comes from the coding sequence ATGAACCGATTACAGGATAAGGTGGCCATCATCACCGGAGGTGCCCGCGGCATTGGAAAGGCCACGGCTTTGCTTTTTGCCCAGGAAGGCGCCCGGGTGATTTTGTGGGATATGCTGGATGCGGGCGAAGAAACGGCCCGCGCGCTACGCGATCAGGGCTTTCCGGCCGAATTCATGAAACTGAGCGTCACCGATCCAGGTATCCTGGAGACGGCCGCTCAGAAAGTCGTTCAGCAGTATGGAAAAATTGATATCCTCATCAACAATGCCGGCATTACCCGTGACCGCTCCCTGCTGAAAATGTCGCACGAAGAATGGCAACAGGTACTGGACGTGAATCTGACGGGCGTATTCAACTGCACCAAAGCCGTGGTACCTTATATGGTTGAAAGAAAATACGGCCGCATCATATGTACCTCATCGGTGGTAGGTATAACGGGCAACTTCGGCCAAACCAACTACTCGGCCACCAAGGCAGCCATTATCGGCATGGTCAAAACCTGGGCGAAGGAACTCGGTAAGCACAATATTACGGCCAACGCCGTAGCGCCGGGCTTCATCCTGACCGACATGACCGATCAGATTCCCGAAGAAGTGCGTGACCAATCCATTGCCGCCATACCACTCCGACGCATGGGGGTACCTGAAGACATTGCTCACGCCTACCTCTACCTAGCCTCCGACGAAGCGTCATACGTCAATGGCCACACGTTGAGCGTCAACGGGGGCGTGGCTTAG
- a CDS encoding succinate dehydrogenase/fumarate reductase iron-sulfur subunit: MNLTLKVWRQKNKNSEGGFESYSLQNISPDMSFLEMIDVLNEQLVHDNKEPIAFDHDCREGICGMCSMHINGRPHGPLKGVATCQLHMRSFNDGDTIVVEPWRAAAFPVVKDLVVDRSAFDRIISAGGFVSVNTGNAQDANSLPIAKEDADEAFMAAACIGCGACVAACKNASAMLFTSAKISQLALLPQGQAERKIRAEKMVAQMDSEGFGACTNTGACSAECPKEISMENIARMNREYLGAKITSSRV, from the coding sequence ATGAACCTCACGCTGAAAGTGTGGAGACAAAAAAATAAAAATTCCGAGGGTGGATTTGAGTCCTATTCCCTCCAAAACATATCGCCGGACATGTCCTTCCTGGAAATGATCGACGTACTGAACGAGCAGCTCGTGCACGATAATAAGGAACCCATCGCTTTTGATCATGACTGTCGCGAGGGAATCTGCGGAATGTGCTCAATGCACATCAACGGCCGCCCGCACGGACCACTCAAAGGGGTAGCTACCTGCCAGCTGCACATGCGTTCGTTCAACGACGGCGACACAATTGTGGTGGAACCCTGGCGGGCGGCAGCCTTTCCGGTAGTTAAAGACCTGGTTGTGGACCGCTCTGCCTTCGACCGGATTATTTCGGCTGGCGGCTTCGTATCCGTTAATACGGGTAATGCCCAGGACGCCAATAGCCTTCCCATCGCGAAGGAGGACGCCGACGAAGCCTTCATGGCGGCGGCCTGTATTGGTTGTGGGGCGTGTGTAGCGGCTTGCAAGAACGCCTCGGCGATGCTCTTTACCTCGGCCAAAATTTCGCAATTGGCTCTCCTGCCCCAAGGGCAGGCCGAACGCAAGATCCGCGCCGAAAAGATGGTAGCTCAAATGGATTCCGAAGGCTTTGGGGCCTGTACCAATACCGGCGCTTGCTCGGCCGAATGTCCCAAGGAGATTTCCATGGAAAATATCGCTCGCATGAACCGCGAGTACCTGGGTGCGAAGATTACATCGAGCCGGGTATAG
- a CDS encoding DUF4153 domain-containing protein has protein sequence MADRSRFPTILRIPSLKTLTYGIEQVVRRFPLVVLVAALKAYLLYRLISLPDHFAFARPMYIRPLLVVFVALPLLLSLHLVAERRKWSRLWLAAGALGLLALLVAYFFTISPVPIQRDYYRFGMFLVSAHLVVSFAPFVGYDEPNGFWRFNKTMLLQFLTATLYAGTLYIGVLVAVETVRFLFSFDFSYKVELYLLVFIGGFLHSLFFLNGFPAHLENLEAQKGYSAGVKLFTQYVLLPLEVVYLLILYVYTAKILVQWQLPQGGVAYLVMAFSVAGIFALLLLYPIRDSAEERWIRIFTNRFHLALFPLIVLLGVAIFRRISEYGVTENRYLVAALAVWLTGLTLYFLISKKDDIRWIPLSLCVASFLLAVGPWSIFSYSRQNQAKRFGGLLEKYKLLDSSGKLTGKATLPADDYDRLISGIRYFRDRKEIGTLSPFFASVPEDKNQSAIAGIMEKQLRETVSAKTRKSGQADNIRYALAGGDGMYGTRIQGYDYLLVFDLYGDAVREQDTWKVEAAEQGARLIVSKNERVITTLDIAARVAQIEQQYGAAGYEVSPDELTFTQAKVRVSLNTVSKSGKLYSYRGVLLGKD, from the coding sequence ATGGCCGATCGATCCCGATTTCCGACCATTCTTCGTATACCTTCCCTCAAAACACTGACCTATGGCATTGAGCAGGTGGTCCGGCGGTTTCCGTTGGTAGTACTGGTGGCCGCTCTGAAGGCGTACCTGCTTTACAGGTTGATTTCACTACCCGACCACTTTGCGTTTGCGCGGCCCATGTACATTCGTCCCCTGTTGGTCGTGTTTGTAGCTCTACCTCTCTTGCTGAGCCTGCATCTGGTAGCCGAGCGGCGGAAGTGGAGTCGGCTGTGGTTGGCGGCGGGTGCCCTGGGACTACTGGCTCTGCTAGTGGCTTACTTCTTCACCATCAGCCCCGTTCCCATTCAACGCGATTATTACCGCTTCGGGATGTTTCTGGTGAGTGCGCACCTGGTGGTATCGTTTGCACCCTTCGTGGGTTATGACGAACCCAATGGTTTCTGGCGGTTCAACAAAACTATGCTGCTGCAGTTCCTCACCGCCACGCTCTATGCGGGTACCCTGTACATTGGAGTGCTTGTGGCGGTCGAAACCGTCCGATTTCTGTTTTCCTTTGATTTTTCCTATAAGGTTGAATTGTACCTACTGGTATTCATTGGCGGGTTTCTGCACTCGCTTTTTTTTCTGAATGGCTTTCCGGCCCATCTCGAAAACCTGGAAGCGCAGAAAGGCTACTCGGCTGGTGTCAAGCTATTCACGCAGTATGTACTCCTGCCGCTGGAAGTTGTGTACCTGCTGATTTTATACGTCTATACCGCCAAGATCCTTGTCCAATGGCAGCTACCCCAGGGCGGCGTAGCTTACCTCGTTATGGCGTTTTCAGTGGCCGGGATTTTCGCCCTGCTTTTGCTATATCCCATCCGCGACAGCGCCGAGGAACGGTGGATCCGGATTTTCACCAACCGTTTTCACCTGGCTCTTTTTCCGCTGATCGTACTGCTGGGCGTAGCTATTTTCCGCCGTATTTCGGAATACGGCGTCACCGAAAACCGTTACCTCGTGGCGGCGCTGGCCGTATGGCTCACGGGCCTCACGCTCTATTTTTTAATTAGTAAAAAAGACGACATCCGCTGGATTCCGCTTTCGCTCTGCGTGGCCAGTTTTCTGCTGGCGGTAGGTCCGTGGAGTATTTTCAGTTACTCCCGTCAGAATCAGGCGAAACGTTTCGGCGGGCTTTTGGAAAAATACAAACTCCTGGATAGCAGTGGAAAACTTACAGGGAAAGCCACCCTACCTGCCGATGACTATGATCGGCTGATCTCGGGAATACGCTATTTCCGCGACCGAAAAGAGATAGGTACCCTGAGTCCCTTTTTTGCTTCCGTTCCCGAAGACAAGAATCAATCTGCCATTGCGGGTATCATGGAAAAACAGCTGCGTGAAACCGTGAGCGCAAAAACACGGAAATCCGGGCAAGCCGATAATATCCGGTACGCTCTTGCCGGAGGCGATGGAATGTATGGTACCCGCATTCAAGGGTATGATTACCTGCTGGTTTTCGACTTGTATGGTGATGCCGTGCGCGAACAGGATACCTGGAAAGTGGAGGCAGCAGAGCAGGGAGCCAGGCTTATTGTCTCAAAAAATGAAAGAGTAATAACTACTTTGGACATAGCCGCGCGGGTAGCCCAGATCGAGCAACAATATGGAGCCGCCGGATACGAGGTCAGTCCAGACGAACTTACCTTCACTCAGGCTAAGGTACGGGTGTCGCTCAACACCGTTTCGAAGAGTGGCAAACTTTACTCCTATCGAGGCGTATTACTGGGAAAGGACTGA
- a CDS encoding OmpH family outer membrane protein, whose amino-acid sequence MNNNTSLIWNAILTVAVLVLFFLHFSGGKSSSFSGADSTGVQGRRIVYVQVDTLLKNYAFFDDTRKELESKRYQLENDLANRGRSLENEIQFFQQKAQTMTLDQARATEAQLGKKQQDLIAYRDRQAQTLAQQEADKNNELYDLIYKYIEKYNKDNEYEYVLGYSKGGGILFANSDLNVTQKILDGLNNEYKEKSKAGEAKKDSTAKK is encoded by the coding sequence GTGAACAACAATACCTCCCTTATCTGGAATGCTATCCTGACTGTAGCCGTGCTCGTGCTATTCTTTTTGCACTTCTCGGGCGGCAAGTCCTCTTCTTTTTCGGGCGCTGACTCCACGGGCGTACAGGGTCGCCGCATCGTGTATGTGCAAGTGGATACCCTTTTGAAAAACTACGCTTTTTTTGACGATACCCGCAAGGAACTCGAAAGCAAGCGTTACCAATTAGAAAACGACCTGGCCAACCGGGGACGTTCACTGGAAAACGAAATTCAGTTTTTCCAACAGAAAGCCCAAACCATGACGCTCGACCAGGCACGTGCCACTGAGGCGCAGCTGGGAAAGAAGCAACAGGATCTGATCGCTTACCGCGACCGCCAGGCGCAAACCTTGGCACAGCAGGAAGCGGATAAGAACAATGAACTGTACGATTTGATTTATAAATACATCGAGAAGTACAACAAGGATAACGAGTATGAGTACGTACTGGGCTACTCGAAAGGTGGCGGTATTTTGTTTGCCAATTCAGATCTTAATGTGACCCAGAAAATACTGGATGGCCTGAATAACGAATACAAAGAAAAAAGCAAAGCCGGCGAAGCCAAAAAAGATTCGACGGCGAAAAAATAA
- a CDS encoding sterol desaturase family protein — protein sequence MDLAVNILLMLGTFAFMEGFAWFTHKYIMHGIMWRWHESHHVHHKHWWERNDWFGIIFGITATVLIIVGSEVPAWRFLMWIGFGISLYGVAYFIFHDIIVHRRIKVRYSPRSAYMKRIMKAHYIHHKVHERDGAEAFGFLYAPKKYEAKPLNKAKSAETA from the coding sequence ATGGATTTAGCAGTTAATATATTACTCATGCTGGGTACCTTCGCTTTTATGGAAGGCTTCGCCTGGTTCACGCACAAGTACATCATGCATGGCATTATGTGGCGCTGGCACGAGTCGCACCATGTGCACCACAAGCACTGGTGGGAGCGTAATGACTGGTTTGGTATTATTTTCGGTATTACCGCCACGGTATTAATCATAGTAGGTTCAGAGGTACCTGCGTGGCGGTTCTTGATGTGGATTGGTTTCGGTATATCGCTATACGGTGTAGCCTATTTCATTTTTCATGATATCATCGTGCATCGCCGTATCAAGGTCAGGTACTCTCCCCGCAGTGCCTACATGAAGCGTATCATGAAGGCACACTACATCCACCATAAAGTACACGAGCGGGATGGAGCCGAAGCCTTCGGGTTTCTATATGCACCCAAAAAGTACGAAGCGAAGCCGTTGAATAAAGCGAAATCAGCAGAAACGGCCTAA
- a CDS encoding fumarate reductase/succinate dehydrogenase flavoprotein subunit has product MSTSPKLDSKIPAGPLESKWTKYKSSVPLVNPSNKRRIEVIVVGTGLAGASAAASLAEMGYQVKAFCFQDSPRRAHSIAAQGGINAAKNYQNDGDSIYRLFYDTVKGGDYRSREANVYRLSEVSGSIIDQCVAQGVPFAREYGGLLSNRSFGGVQVQRTFYAAGQTGQQLLLGAYSALQRQVGIGAVQLYTRHEMLDVVKIDGKCRGIIARNLVTGEIERHSGHAVLLCSGGYGNVFYLSTNAMGCNVTAAWRAHRRGAFFGNPCFTQIHPTCIPVSGEHQSKLTLMSESLRNDGRIWVPKKQDDNRPANQIPEAERDYYLERRYPAFGNLVPRDIASRAAKERCDAGYGVGPSKMAVYLDYASAINRYGHAEANKNNIDNPSEEQIRELGKEVVKEKYGNLFDMYKQITGEDPYEVPMRIYPAVHYTMGGLWVDYNLMTTVPGLYALGEANFSDHGANRLGASALMQGLADGYFVVPYTIGAYLAGEIRTGAIPTDHEAFVQAEKDVKDKISKLLSVQGKTSPEHFHRELGKIMWDKCGMARNAKDLQDAIMEIRALRKRFWEDVRVMGSADELNPELDKASRVADFMELGELMCQDALDRNESCGGHFREEYQTEEGEALRDDENYMYVSAWEYKGDSDWELHKEELEYENIKIAQRSYK; this is encoded by the coding sequence ATGTCAACTTCACCAAAATTGGATTCTAAAATCCCGGCCGGGCCACTGGAAAGTAAGTGGACCAAGTATAAATCGTCCGTACCCCTGGTAAACCCGTCCAATAAGCGGCGCATCGAAGTGATAGTGGTAGGTACCGGCCTGGCCGGGGCTTCAGCGGCGGCTTCCCTGGCTGAAATGGGTTATCAGGTCAAAGCCTTCTGTTTCCAGGATTCTCCCCGTCGGGCCCACTCCATCGCGGCCCAGGGCGGCATCAATGCGGCCAAGAACTATCAGAACGACGGCGACTCCATCTACCGGCTTTTTTATGATACCGTCAAAGGGGGCGACTACCGCTCGCGGGAAGCGAATGTGTACCGTCTGTCCGAAGTATCGGGTAGCATCATTGACCAATGTGTGGCCCAGGGGGTACCCTTTGCCCGGGAGTATGGCGGCTTGCTTTCCAACCGCTCCTTTGGTGGAGTGCAGGTGCAGCGGACGTTTTACGCTGCCGGCCAAACTGGCCAACAACTTTTGCTCGGTGCCTATTCGGCCCTGCAACGGCAGGTAGGTATCGGAGCCGTACAGCTGTATACGCGCCACGAAATGCTGGATGTGGTAAAAATTGATGGTAAATGCCGGGGGATCATCGCCCGCAACCTGGTCACGGGCGAGATCGAACGCCATTCGGGGCACGCGGTGTTGCTTTGTTCAGGCGGCTACGGCAACGTATTTTACCTATCGACCAACGCCATGGGCTGCAATGTAACGGCGGCGTGGCGCGCGCACCGACGCGGCGCTTTTTTTGGCAACCCCTGCTTTACCCAAATCCACCCTACCTGTATTCCCGTATCGGGCGAACATCAGTCGAAACTCACCCTGATGTCGGAATCGCTCCGGAACGACGGGCGTATTTGGGTACCCAAAAAACAAGACGATAACCGCCCGGCCAATCAAATTCCCGAAGCCGAGCGCGATTACTACCTGGAACGCCGCTATCCCGCCTTCGGCAACCTGGTGCCCCGCGACATTGCCTCGCGTGCCGCCAAGGAGCGTTGCGACGCAGGCTATGGGGTAGGACCTTCCAAAATGGCAGTTTATCTCGACTATGCTTCGGCCATCAACCGCTACGGCCACGCGGAAGCCAATAAAAACAACATAGACAACCCCTCGGAAGAACAAATCAGGGAACTGGGCAAGGAGGTCGTAAAAGAAAAATACGGCAACCTGTTCGATATGTACAAGCAGATTACCGGCGAAGATCCCTATGAGGTACCTATGCGGATTTATCCGGCGGTACACTACACCATGGGCGGTTTGTGGGTAGATTACAATCTGATGACCACCGTGCCGGGCCTGTATGCTCTGGGCGAAGCCAACTTCTCCGACCACGGAGCCAACCGCCTGGGCGCTTCGGCGCTGATGCAGGGGCTGGCTGACGGCTACTTTGTAGTACCCTACACCATCGGCGCCTACCTGGCCGGAGAAATCCGTACCGGTGCCATCCCGACCGACCATGAGGCATTTGTGCAGGCGGAGAAGGATGTGAAAGACAAAATCTCCAAGCTATTATCGGTACAGGGAAAAACCTCTCCCGAACATTTCCACCGCGAGTTGGGTAAAATCATGTGGGACAAGTGCGGTATGGCCCGTAATGCCAAAGACCTGCAGGATGCCATTATGGAAATCAGGGCTCTGCGCAAGCGGTTTTGGGAAGATGTACGGGTGATGGGGTCGGCCGATGAACTGAATCCCGAACTGGACAAAGCCAGCCGGGTAGCCGACTTTATGGAACTGGGCGAACTCATGTGCCAGGATGCTCTGGACCGTAACGAATCATGCGGCGGTCACTTCCGCGAGGAGTACCAAACCGAAGAGGGTGAAGCCCTGCGCGACGACGAAAACTACATGTACGTGTCGGCCTGGGAATATAAAGGCGACAGTGATTGGGAGCTTCACAAGGAAGAACTCGAATATGAAAACATCAAGATCGCGCAACGGAGTTATAAGTAA
- a CDS encoding rhodanese-like domain-containing protein: MRNLLKSLFGGTNTNDLKEKVAAGAIIVDVRTPGEFAGGHVPNAKNIPLDALSAKMSQIQSWDKPVVVCCASGMRSSRAKSLLAAKGVEVYDAGPWKNLA; the protein is encoded by the coding sequence ATGAGGAATCTATTGAAATCCCTATTCGGAGGTACCAACACCAACGATTTAAAAGAGAAAGTTGCAGCCGGAGCTATCATTGTGGATGTACGGACCCCCGGAGAATTTGCCGGAGGACATGTTCCAAACGCAAAAAATATTCCGCTGGATGCCTTATCTGCTAAAATGAGTCAGATACAAAGCTGGGACAAACCGGTGGTGGTATGTTGCGCTTCGGGTATGCGCAGTAGCCGGGCCAAGTCGCTGCTCGCGGCGAAGGGAGTCGAGGTATATGATGCTGGTCCCTGGAAAAATCTGGCCTGA